The genomic stretch ATTCAAAGTTGTGCCCAAAGGATAGGTGTTTACTATGAAAGGGAAACCAGAATACAGTTTGCAAAGTGGATGGATCCAGTGAAGCCTTAGAGACCTGGATACTCATATCCCCCTGGGGAGCAGGTGTTTGTTGCTCTTATTCCATCACTGGGTCTCAGCTTCTCTTAGAGTTTGCTTCTACCATTTCTGCCCACACACACCTTCTACTTCATCCCAAGGGTTTTCTGCTTACTCCACTGTTCTGCTTCCTGGAGGCCCATTTTTTCTGCTCCAGCCTCAAGCCCTCTTTCAGCTTTACTCTTTCTATGGATCAGCTCATTTTTTGCTCTTCCCTTTCAATTTTGAAGGGAGAATCTGATTGGCTTACTCAATTATTAGAGTCCCTGTTGGGTAAGGATTGTTTGTTCCAAGTCACCTTCTAGGAGGTAGGCCAGTTTATGGATTGTGTGCTCTTGGGTCACATGATCACCCTTACTCCAATCAGCTATGGGGAGGGTAGTTTTCTTGGTTATTTGTGCAACCTTTGCCTTAGGAATAGTTTGGGttatttcagtttcctttttaagGGGATTCTGGGTACAGCaagcatctctctgtctctctctctctttggcgTGCAAGTAAAGAACAGTGAATAAAACAACGGTGACTAAAAGAAAAGGAGTATAAATAGACCGATTGAGCTAGGTAGTTAAATGTAGGAAATACTGAATGAAGAAGAGACGAAAGTTATATTCACTCAGGATCAAGAACTGGCATTGCCCGAGCAAAATTTCTTTGCAAGAGAACAGGTTGGTTTTGAAGAATgcacccctctccccccaaatCGGACTATCCTCCTGCCTTGTTGTAGTTTCCTGGAGACCCCTGctgctggcctccagaaccaAAGTCGTGTTCCTTCGAGAGCCCAGCAGTCATCACATTGGTGGCACTTTATTTCTGACGTTAGGAGAGAGATACTGGCAGGAAATCGATGCCCAGGATCAGAcgcgggtgggggggggatggggtggggatcACTGGCCCCGAGGGGCGCAGGGGAAGGTGGCGGTAATCGCAGTTCGAGTCCGTGTTCCTAGAAGCCTCGGGCGCCCTGCCACCTGTCTGGAGTCGGCCCCTTCCCAGGCGTCTGCTCCGCAGTTTCCTCCCCATAGGCTTGTCCCTGGGAGTGTGGGCGGCCCCTTTCTGGAGCGCTTAAACTCTtacctcccaccccctcctccacacCAGCCTTTCTCTTCTGCATCAGTCACTTCCTTcctcagcctcttcctcctcGGTGTGTTGAAGAAGACGACCCGGCCCGCACCCACGCTGCACCAGCTTTTCCTCGGAAAGTCAGAAGAGGCGGAAAGGTGAGTGGGCCCCCCGGCAAGGTGACGGGCAGGTGTCAAGGATGGACGGGGGGGTCCGGTGGAGGCCCGCGGACGGCGATCGGGAGGTGCGGACGCGCGTGGAGCTCGCACCCGGCGCTGGGCTGAGACCCCGCGCGGGGACCCGAgggcgcgccccccgcccccgcccctcccgccgcctcccgccgcgGCTCACGTGACATcgcgcgggccggggccggggccggggccggggcccgggaAGCCCGCAGCGCGGCGAGGTTTCCTCCGCGGTGCGGCCGGGCCGCTTTGCGCTtgcagggggcgcggggggcgttCTGCAGCGCCGGGCGGGCAAGGGCTGGGGCCGAGGGGCGAGGCTCCCCCGGGGACTGCGGatcgcggcgggggggggggggggtgagcgcCCCGGGGGGTTTCGGGGAGCCCCGGGCCGGGGCGTCTCGGTGGCCGGGCAGGGGCGCTGGCTTTCGCCGGGGCGCACGGGCGCGGACGGGCGGCGCCGGCGAGACAAAGGCTTCCGGGACGCGCGGCCCTCCCCGGGGCTgccccggagccccccgcgccccgcgccccgccccgcgcccgtgCCGGTGCCGGGGTGGCCGTGGGCGGCCTGCGGGGACGGGGGCTTCGGACCCCTTCCGGGCCAGTCCCAAACTTGGAGCAGGGATGACCAAATATGGAGCGTGTGCGCGCCGCGGGCGGGCAGGAAGGAACCCAAGTCCTCCTTGACCCGGGAGGGCCGCGGGCGGCTAGGCAGGGCTTGCGAGGCTCGGCCGGAAAAGGTGGCCGGCCccaggggggggggggtgcccggCCCCAGGGGGTGGTGCCCGGCCCCAGGGGGGGTGCCCGGCCTCAGGGGGTGGTGCccggccccgggggggggggtgcccggCCCCTCGGGGTGGACGTGCAGCTGGCGGCGGCTTCCCGGGCGCCCCACTCCAGCAGGGGTATTCCTCGAGCCTTAGAAAACCTCCTTGTATTGC from Canis lupus dingo isolate Sandy chromosome 1, ASM325472v2, whole genome shotgun sequence encodes the following:
- the ABRACL gene encoding costars family protein ABRACL isoform X1, whose product is MKKRRKLYSLRIKNWHCPSKISLQENSLFLLGVLKKTTRPAPTLHQLFLGKSEEAESLLQPSLLSLPTVGGLKDCGTTMSTPPLCPR